From one Luteipulveratus mongoliensis genomic stretch:
- a CDS encoding YcnI family protein, which translates to MRSNLPTTRVLAVTTLAGITLALGTAAAQAHVRVTPSTTEAGAYSQLTFRVPNERDDANTTKVAITLPQTDPFLSVSVKPVPGWTVATTTAKLPKPVVDEGTTITEAVRTVTWTADAASAIKPEQFQEFSMNVGKLPKAGAHVVLPADQTYSSGEVVHWSEVEKGGKEPEHPAPDLEVTAPAAAPAAPVAQAAPKADETDSTARWIGGGGLAAGLVGIGVGVLGWRRPRQDGSV; encoded by the coding sequence ATGCGATCCAACCTGCCCACCACTCGCGTGCTCGCCGTGACCACTCTGGCCGGCATCACGCTCGCTCTCGGCACCGCCGCAGCGCAGGCCCACGTGCGGGTCACTCCGAGTACGACCGAGGCCGGGGCGTACTCCCAGCTCACCTTTCGGGTCCCCAACGAGCGCGACGACGCCAACACCACCAAGGTGGCCATCACGCTCCCGCAGACGGACCCGTTCCTGTCAGTCAGTGTGAAGCCGGTGCCCGGCTGGACGGTGGCGACGACGACAGCCAAGCTGCCCAAGCCGGTCGTCGACGAAGGCACCACGATTACCGAGGCCGTACGCACCGTCACGTGGACCGCGGACGCGGCCAGTGCGATCAAACCTGAACAGTTCCAAGAGTTTTCGATGAACGTCGGCAAGCTCCCGAAGGCCGGCGCGCACGTGGTGCTACCCGCGGACCAGACCTACTCCTCGGGTGAGGTCGTGCACTGGAGTGAGGTCGAGAAGGGCGGCAAGGAACCTGAGCACCCCGCGCCCGACCTCGAGGTGACGGCGCCGGCGGCGGCCCCAGCAGCGCCGGTCGCGCAGGCGGCACCCAAGGCCGACGAGACGGACTCGACCGCGCGCTGGATCGGCGGCGGTGGCCTGGCGGCCGGCCTGGTCGGCATCGGCGTGGGTGTGCTCGGCTGGCGCCGGCCGCGGCAGGATGGGTCGGTATGA
- a CDS encoding DUF4282 domain-containing protein: protein MSSPTNGSWNDNPEQGPGAGPNPGPQYPGYNQGGGYGQPQPQGQPPQQSIGQGYQQPPQGGPQGPGPQGPGNFGQQAVGSAGQVVGGAGDGLGDLFSDFGFKKNLTEKIASIAFLLTVVWAFLRFVTAISHAFGKQPVDGGGQGGLKNMGTFEAFMTSLEALAGLVLTVAIARIILELAVNVARIAQRNKN from the coding sequence ATGTCATCGCCGACCAACGGCTCGTGGAACGACAACCCGGAGCAGGGTCCGGGCGCGGGCCCCAACCCGGGCCCCCAGTACCCCGGCTACAACCAGGGCGGCGGCTACGGACAGCCCCAGCCCCAGGGTCAGCCGCCTCAGCAGAGCATCGGTCAGGGCTACCAGCAGCCGCCGCAGGGCGGTCCGCAGGGTCCCGGTCCCCAGGGTCCGGGCAACTTCGGCCAGCAGGCCGTGGGCAGCGCAGGCCAGGTCGTCGGCGGCGCCGGTGACGGCCTCGGTGACCTTTTCAGCGACTTCGGCTTCAAGAAGAACCTGACCGAGAAGATCGCCTCCATCGCCTTCCTTCTGACGGTGGTCTGGGCCTTCCTGCGATTCGTGACCGCCATCTCACACGCCTTCGGCAAGCAGCCGGTCGACGGTGGTGGCCAGGGCGGCCTCAAGAACATGGGCACCTTCGAGGCCTTCATGACCTCGCTCGAGGCGCTTGCAGGTCTGGTGCTGACGGTTGCGATCGCGCGCATCATCTTGGAGCTCGCGGTCAACGTCGCGCGGATCGCGCAGCGCAACAAGAACTGA
- a CDS encoding M56 family metallopeptidase has translation MLVIAVVLVAITLAWPVPRLLPRLTFLRHVPGPALLLWQAVSLAALIAGLAAAPLAMLDAARTGDDVPTPTDHVGTLVIGLSVTGVLVVRLLLQAHHTGTALRHARREHRDLVDLLGEGVAGRARDVRVLPHPTPTAYCVPGRRARVVLTDSTLSSLPQLELDAVLAHERAHLRFRHDLVLEFFTVMHSAVPPWLRSPGGLTEVSLLIEVLADHVALRTATAKSLGGALVTLAGGAHPSATMGAGGLALVRLRLLGDRRRRPLLTALTLTAAVLVLALPLTLIALVIAGH, from the coding sequence ATGCTGGTCATCGCCGTCGTGCTCGTGGCGATCACGCTGGCCTGGCCCGTCCCGCGGCTGCTGCCACGGCTGACGTTCCTGCGGCACGTGCCCGGTCCGGCGCTGCTGCTGTGGCAGGCCGTCTCGCTCGCCGCCCTCATCGCCGGCCTGGCCGCCGCACCGCTCGCGATGCTGGACGCGGCTCGCACGGGCGACGACGTCCCCACGCCGACCGACCACGTCGGCACACTGGTGATCGGACTGTCCGTGACCGGCGTACTCGTGGTCCGTCTCCTGCTCCAGGCCCACCACACCGGCACCGCCCTCCGTCACGCTCGCCGCGAGCACCGCGACCTGGTCGACCTCCTGGGTGAGGGGGTTGCGGGACGCGCGCGAGACGTACGCGTGCTGCCGCACCCCACGCCGACGGCGTACTGCGTGCCCGGCCGGCGGGCGCGGGTGGTCCTGACCGACAGCACGCTGAGCTCGCTGCCACAGCTCGAGCTGGACGCCGTGCTCGCACATGAGCGTGCCCATCTGCGGTTCCGGCACGACCTGGTGCTGGAGTTCTTCACGGTGATGCACTCGGCCGTACCGCCCTGGCTGCGCAGCCCGGGAGGGCTGACCGAGGTCAGTCTGCTCATCGAGGTGCTGGCCGATCATGTCGCGCTCCGGACGGCGACGGCGAAGAGCTTAGGCGGCGCCCTGGTCACCCTCGCTGGTGGCGCCCACCCGAGCGCCACCATGGGCGCCGGCGGCCTCGCTCTGGTCCGCCTCCGGCTGCTCGGAGACCGTCGCCGCAGACCACTTTTGACAGCGCTGACACTCACCGCTGCCGTCCTCGTCCTGGCCCTACCTCTGACCTTGATAGCCCTGGTCATCGCTGGTCATTGA
- the pseI gene encoding pseudaminic acid synthase has translation MSVRIGKHDIGPDHEPFIIAEVSGNHDGSLDKALDIVRMVADAGAHAVKLQTYKPETITIDSDAPDFRLSEKHELWGGRTLWDLYTEAHTPWEWHQPIFELARELDLVCFSSPFDATAIELLEGLEAPAYKIASSEIVDLPLVRAAASTGKPIIISTGMASVGEIHAAVEAARSTGNDQIIVLSCTASYPADPAESNLRGIPLMRNVFDAEIGLSDHTPGIGTAVASVALGAVLIEKHVTLAREGGGVDASFSLEPEELRSLVRESRVAWQSLGQPRVGAVATEQEGLRFRRSLYVVADVQEGDAVTTDNVRSIRPAGGLAPDAFEMVNGRAFTRGVPRGTALTWDLI, from the coding sequence ATGAGTGTGCGCATCGGCAAGCACGACATCGGCCCGGACCACGAGCCGTTCATCATCGCGGAGGTGTCGGGCAACCACGACGGCTCGTTGGACAAGGCGCTGGACATCGTGCGGATGGTCGCCGACGCCGGGGCGCACGCGGTGAAGCTGCAGACGTACAAGCCCGAGACGATCACCATCGACTCGGACGCGCCCGACTTCCGGCTGTCCGAGAAGCACGAGCTGTGGGGCGGGCGCACGCTCTGGGACCTGTATACCGAGGCGCACACGCCGTGGGAGTGGCACCAGCCGATCTTCGAGCTGGCTCGTGAGCTGGACCTGGTCTGCTTCTCCTCGCCGTTCGACGCGACGGCGATCGAGCTGCTGGAGGGCCTGGAGGCGCCGGCGTACAAGATCGCATCGTCCGAGATCGTTGACCTGCCGCTCGTCCGGGCAGCGGCATCGACGGGCAAGCCGATCATCATCTCGACGGGCATGGCATCCGTCGGCGAGATCCATGCCGCCGTCGAAGCCGCTCGCTCCACGGGCAACGACCAGATCATCGTGCTGTCCTGCACCGCCAGCTATCCGGCCGATCCCGCCGAGTCGAACCTGCGCGGAATACCGTTGATGCGTAACGTCTTTGATGCTGAGATCGGTCTCTCCGATCACACGCCTGGCATCGGCACGGCAGTGGCTTCGGTGGCGCTCGGCGCGGTGCTGATCGAGAAGCATGTGACGCTCGCTCGGGAGGGCGGCGGCGTGGACGCGTCCTTCTCCCTGGAGCCCGAAGAGCTGCGCTCGCTCGTGCGCGAGTCGCGAGTGGCGTGGCAGTCGTTGGGTCAGCCACGTGTCGGAGCGGTGGCGACCGAGCAGGAGGGTCTGCGTTTCCGGCGGTCTCTGTACGTCGTCGCGGACGTGCAGGAGGGCGATGCCGTCACCACTGACAACGTCCGGTCGATCCGCCCGGCCGGGGGGCTCGCGCCCGACGCTTTCGAGATGGTCAACGGTCGTGCCTTCACCCGTGGAGTCCCACGAGGCACTGCCCTGACCTGGGACCTCATCTGA
- the galT gene encoding galactose-1-phosphate uridylyltransferase encodes MRTTGELADGREIIWYDVEGSPPRVPGTDERDLPHTATSSQMRQDVLTGEWVAIASHRQSRTFMPPADECPLCPSREGRHTEVPTADYQVVAFENRFPSFSSHTDGVVPVDDGIEHMRAGVGRCEVVCFSSDHDGSFGSLSPEQARLVVDTWADRTTDLSAVEGVEQVFPFENRGAEMGVTLQHPHGQIYAYPFVPARAQRELESARAYRAETGRSLFGDIVEREVADGVRVIASNDSWVAFVPYAARWPMEVHFFPRVQRPDLPSLTDAERDDFARVYLDVLARFDRLYSTPMPYIAAWHQAPVHVDRDLAWLHLELYSTRRGEGKLKYLAGSESGMGAFVGDVLPEQQAEQLREAGA; translated from the coding sequence ATGCGAACAACCGGAGAGCTGGCCGACGGCCGCGAGATCATCTGGTACGACGTCGAGGGCTCCCCTCCCCGCGTCCCCGGCACCGATGAGCGCGACCTGCCACACACCGCCACGTCCTCCCAGATGCGCCAGGACGTGCTGACCGGCGAGTGGGTGGCGATCGCGTCGCACCGCCAGTCGCGCACGTTCATGCCGCCCGCCGATGAGTGCCCGCTGTGCCCGTCGCGCGAGGGTCGGCACACGGAGGTGCCGACCGCGGACTACCAGGTGGTGGCGTTCGAGAACCGCTTCCCGTCGTTCTCCAGCCACACCGACGGAGTCGTCCCGGTTGACGACGGTATTGAACACATGCGCGCGGGCGTCGGGCGCTGCGAGGTGGTCTGCTTCTCCTCCGACCACGACGGCTCGTTCGGCTCGCTCTCGCCCGAGCAGGCGCGGCTGGTCGTGGACACCTGGGCCGACCGGACGACCGACCTGTCGGCGGTCGAGGGCGTCGAGCAGGTCTTCCCCTTCGAGAACCGTGGCGCCGAGATGGGCGTGACGCTGCAGCATCCGCACGGTCAGATCTACGCCTACCCGTTCGTGCCGGCGCGGGCGCAGCGCGAGCTGGAGTCGGCTCGCGCCTATCGCGCCGAGACGGGGCGCTCGCTCTTCGGCGACATCGTCGAGCGTGAGGTGGCCGACGGCGTACGCGTCATCGCCTCGAACGACAGCTGGGTGGCCTTCGTGCCATACGCCGCCCGCTGGCCCATGGAGGTCCATTTCTTCCCGCGGGTGCAGCGACCGGATCTGCCGTCGCTCACCGACGCGGAGCGGGACGACTTCGCGCGGGTCTACCTCGACGTGCTCGCCCGGTTCGACCGGCTGTACTCGACGCCGATGCCCTACATCGCGGCGTGGCACCAGGCGCCGGTCCACGTCGACCGCGATCTGGCGTGGCTGCACCTGGAGCTCTACTCGACCCGTCGCGGCGAGGGCAAGCTCAAGTACCTTGCTGGCTCGGAGTCCGGCATGGGTGCATTCGTGGGCGACGTGCTGCCCGAGCAGCAGGCCGAGCAGCTGCGGGAGGCTGGGGCATGA
- a CDS encoding GTP pyrophosphokinase: protein MVDTSESGADLLGLLGEFRELRDEFTRFMLCYQFGIDEVTTKIKILQQEFTHIHAYNPIEHVSSRLKTPEGVLAKAQRRGVSPDLDSVRSEITDIAGVRVTCAFVSDVYRVFDLLTGQEDVRLMLTKDYIAQPKANGYRSLHAIVEVPVFLSDGAVQVPIEVQFRTIAMDFWASLEHKIYYKYEKQVPGELLDSLKEAATTAARLDTDMERLHHEVRVAPGENAPAAKVPSLEVSDRAVAALREFIATDGQLLASSPEPPPEKWTDEVDI, encoded by the coding sequence ATGGTCGACACGTCCGAGTCCGGCGCCGACCTGCTGGGGCTGTTGGGGGAGTTTCGCGAGCTGCGCGATGAGTTCACGCGCTTCATGCTCTGCTACCAGTTCGGGATCGATGAGGTCACCACCAAGATCAAGATCCTGCAGCAGGAGTTCACGCACATCCACGCCTATAACCCGATCGAGCACGTCTCGTCGCGGCTCAAGACGCCCGAGGGGGTGCTCGCCAAGGCGCAGCGCCGCGGTGTGAGCCCTGACCTGGACAGCGTGCGGTCGGAGATCACCGACATCGCCGGCGTACGCGTCACCTGCGCTTTCGTCAGCGATGTCTACCGGGTGTTCGACCTGCTCACCGGGCAGGAGGACGTCCGGCTGATGCTGACCAAGGACTACATCGCGCAGCCGAAGGCCAACGGCTATCGCAGCCTGCACGCCATCGTCGAGGTGCCGGTGTTCTTGTCCGACGGAGCGGTGCAGGTCCCGATCGAGGTGCAGTTCCGCACCATCGCGATGGACTTCTGGGCCAGCCTCGAGCACAAGATCTACTACAAGTACGAGAAGCAGGTGCCGGGCGAGCTGCTCGACAGCCTCAAGGAAGCCGCGACCACTGCGGCCCGGCTGGACACCGACATGGAGCGGCTGCACCACGAGGTGCGGGTCGCGCCCGGCGAGAATGCGCCGGCGGCCAAGGTGCCTTCGCTCGAGGTCTCCGACCGAGCGGTCGCGGCGCTGCGGGAGTTCATCGCGACCGATGGCCAGCTGCTCGCCTCGTCGCCGGAGCCGCCGCCGGAGAAGTGGACCGACGAGGTCGACATCTAG
- a CDS encoding PQQ-binding-like beta-propeller repeat protein → MSRTPLSRPALAQPLAAVGLIACIIGPVLHASPVEPSGESRWRWLTLAVAVVSLVGCAVWARYKGTEALARTGGAEPLGALLLAIGVVGAAYYLLQAIDRGFISTGTAISGLGALLVAAALVVRPFPWDIAELRPHLRLAAGVAAGASVALAATALVGRINGTGVTTYADPTPPAPVPTSVSKQAWSWTAPARLAAPPEPAGNGFVAATKKAVYLVDGVTGKPRWRYQRDHVQVRDIDVTPGGRLVVVDTYINDGDHDGPLIVLDALTGKQHAALPHDAAETFTGSAAVSGSKNDLTATPLTDRGQAWSHRAPSGCRFGDTAASESTFTVRTRCGVGTSVTTPRDELIAYDDRSGSVLWHHPVGDKGRAKTVLSTGTAGEGCNLTELTTYLPPSTTTQSQSRLLDARTGKTRITGKPDESFGACRDGWVQVFGQAFRTTGWINLATGARGGARTADAGPLVLRDQSLGVTLGPDASTASVTPHDLTNHAGTAFTVETGPSLKEGAHTRNVAVPGAVVIVTEGSPVQPGTPPTIIGLR, encoded by the coding sequence ATGAGCCGTACGCCCCTCTCGCGACCGGCGCTCGCCCAACCCCTGGCTGCGGTGGGCCTGATCGCGTGCATCATCGGGCCGGTACTGCACGCGAGTCCGGTCGAGCCGTCGGGTGAGTCCCGTTGGCGCTGGCTCACACTCGCGGTCGCGGTGGTCTCGCTCGTCGGCTGCGCCGTGTGGGCGCGCTACAAAGGCACCGAGGCGCTGGCACGGACCGGCGGGGCCGAGCCGCTGGGCGCGCTCCTCCTGGCCATCGGCGTGGTCGGGGCCGCCTACTACCTGCTGCAGGCGATCGACCGCGGGTTCATCAGCACCGGCACGGCCATCAGCGGCCTCGGGGCCCTGCTGGTTGCCGCCGCGCTCGTGGTGCGCCCGTTCCCGTGGGACATCGCCGAGCTGCGACCGCACCTCCGCCTCGCCGCCGGAGTGGCTGCGGGCGCCAGCGTCGCTCTCGCGGCCACCGCGCTGGTCGGACGGATCAACGGCACCGGCGTGACGACGTACGCCGACCCGACGCCTCCCGCGCCTGTCCCGACCAGCGTGAGCAAGCAGGCGTGGTCCTGGACCGCACCCGCCAGGCTGGCCGCTCCTCCCGAGCCCGCGGGCAACGGCTTCGTGGCGGCGACCAAGAAGGCGGTCTACCTCGTCGACGGCGTCACGGGCAAGCCACGCTGGCGCTACCAGCGTGACCACGTCCAGGTCCGCGACATCGACGTCACGCCCGGCGGCAGGCTCGTCGTCGTCGACACCTACATCAACGACGGCGACCACGACGGTCCGCTGATCGTGCTCGACGCCCTGACCGGCAAGCAGCACGCGGCACTGCCACACGACGCGGCTGAGACCTTCACCGGGTCCGCAGCGGTCTCGGGCTCGAAGAACGACCTCACTGCGACCCCCCTGACCGACCGGGGACAGGCATGGTCGCATCGGGCGCCCAGCGGTTGCCGCTTTGGCGACACGGCTGCCTCCGAGTCGACCTTCACCGTCCGAACCCGTTGTGGCGTGGGCACATCGGTCACCACGCCCCGCGACGAGCTCATCGCGTACGACGACCGCAGCGGCTCGGTGCTCTGGCACCACCCGGTCGGTGACAAGGGTCGCGCAAAGACCGTTCTCTCGACCGGAACGGCCGGCGAGGGATGCAACCTGACCGAGCTCACGACGTACCTCCCGCCCAGCACGACGACTCAGTCACAGTCACGGCTGCTCGACGCGCGCACCGGGAAGACACGCATCACCGGCAAACCCGATGAGTCGTTCGGCGCCTGCCGGGACGGCTGGGTGCAGGTCTTCGGGCAGGCCTTCCGCACGACGGGCTGGATCAACCTCGCCACCGGCGCTCGCGGCGGCGCGCGGACTGCGGACGCGGGCCCCCTCGTCCTCCGCGACCAGAGCCTCGGCGTCACCCTCGGGCCGGACGCGTCGACGGCCTCCGTCACGCCGCATGACCTGACCAACCATGCGGGGACGGCGTTCACCGTCGAGACCGGACCGTCCCTCAAGGAGGGCGCACACACGCGCAACGTCGCGGTGCCCGGCGCGGTCGTGATCGTCACTGAAGGAAGCCCGGTGCAGCCCGGCACTCCACCCACGATCATCGGACTCCGCTGA
- a CDS encoding LysR family transcriptional regulator: MDIDPGLLRTFLVVADEGTVTAAARRLFISQPALSGQVRRLERAVGLTLFERRPTGVHLTDAGRAFLPYAEQSLAALEQGVAEAAAAAGQGTLRIDVLDAALTTPQRVIARLRERLPQVTLEISDRGAIEQVRRLRAGALDLALAGAGPPEAGLVDTPLLEEPLGIALPVTHHLARQDDVRLAHLSREMHYLPRAEFAPDWVELVLRLCREAGFAPRTLPLHSESTDAPLQLVAAGECVAVSLLSTPVPAGVTMLPLTDTVPYRWTLRSREAALPGALVTGALSALRTLR, encoded by the coding sequence ATGGACATCGACCCCGGTCTGCTCCGCACGTTCCTGGTCGTGGCTGACGAGGGCACCGTGACGGCTGCCGCGCGGCGCCTGTTCATCTCCCAGCCGGCCCTCTCCGGGCAGGTACGCCGACTCGAGCGGGCGGTCGGCCTCACCCTCTTCGAGAGGCGACCGACCGGCGTACACCTCACCGACGCGGGCCGTGCGTTCCTCCCGTACGCCGAGCAGTCCCTCGCCGCGCTCGAGCAGGGCGTGGCCGAGGCAGCGGCCGCCGCCGGTCAGGGCACGCTCCGGATCGACGTCCTGGACGCGGCCCTGACGACGCCGCAGCGCGTGATCGCGAGGCTGCGCGAGCGGCTGCCACAGGTCACGCTGGAGATCAGTGATCGAGGTGCGATCGAGCAGGTACGCCGGCTGCGGGCTGGGGCGCTCGACCTCGCCCTCGCGGGTGCGGGCCCTCCCGAGGCGGGGCTCGTCGACACGCCTCTCCTGGAGGAACCCCTCGGCATCGCCCTGCCGGTGACGCACCACCTGGCACGGCAGGACGACGTACGGCTGGCGCACCTGAGCAGGGAGATGCACTATCTGCCGCGGGCTGAGTTCGCGCCCGACTGGGTCGAGCTGGTGCTGCGGTTGTGTCGGGAGGCGGGTTTCGCGCCGCGCACCCTGCCCCTGCACTCGGAGTCGACGGATGCGCCGCTGCAGCTCGTGGCCGCTGGTGAGTGCGTGGCGGTCAGCCTCCTGAGCACGCCCGTGCCGGCCGGGGTCACGATGCTGCCGCTGACCGACACGGTGCCCTACCGGTGGACCTTGCGGTCGCGAGAGGCGGCCTTGCCGGGCGCGCTTGTCACCGGTGCGCTGTCCGCCCTGCGCACCCTCCGGTGA
- a CDS encoding low molecular weight protein-tyrosine-phosphatase, which yields MAADPYRICVVCTGNICRSPMGEVILTSMLTDAGLADRVAVDSAGTGDWHVGDPADRRTVRALHDGGYDCSSHRASHLTPPDLGSRDLVLVADSGHLHDVQRMARHIDADPEIRLLREFDPAAVAAGTLEVDDPYYGDADDFARCFAEVRDACAGVVEHVRDVV from the coding sequence ATGGCTGCCGACCCGTACCGCATCTGCGTGGTCTGCACCGGCAACATCTGCCGCTCCCCCATGGGCGAGGTCATCCTGACCTCGATGCTCACCGACGCGGGCCTCGCCGATCGCGTCGCCGTGGACTCCGCGGGCACGGGCGACTGGCATGTGGGAGACCCGGCCGACCGGCGTACGGTCCGGGCACTGCACGACGGCGGGTACGACTGCTCGTCCCACCGGGCCAGCCACCTCACGCCTCCCGACCTCGGCTCGCGCGACCTCGTGCTGGTCGCCGACAGCGGACATCTGCACGATGTGCAGCGCATGGCCCGCCACATCGATGCCGACCCTGAGATCCGTCTCCTGCGCGAGTTCGACCCCGCCGCGGTCGCCGCCGGAACGCTCGAGGTCGACGACCCCTACTACGGCGACGCCGACGACTTCGCCCGCTGCTTCGCCGAGGTCCGCGACGCGTGCGCCGGAGTCGTCGAGCACGTACGCGACGTGGTCTGA
- a CDS encoding copper resistance CopC family protein, whose protein sequence is MKRLLLLLAVLVTMVGFAPSASAHDVLISTSPKDGATVAQNPANVVLTFNNPALATGSVIQVTGPSGRVDEGKPTFVDHTVTQPLKPGPAGAYTVKWRVTSVDGHPISGSFRFTTWAVPVPPASTTAPSPSSAAPTAAPTAGTSSATATTTSSAAAPAPKDDGESGPNLLIVLVGVLVAGGVVGALVGLARRRSGQSYTHDEDD, encoded by the coding sequence ATGAAGAGGCTTCTGCTCCTGCTCGCGGTCCTGGTCACGATGGTCGGATTCGCGCCGAGCGCGTCGGCGCACGACGTCCTGATCTCGACATCACCGAAGGACGGCGCGACGGTCGCTCAGAACCCTGCGAACGTCGTGCTCACGTTTAACAACCCGGCGCTGGCCACGGGCTCGGTCATCCAGGTCACCGGCCCGTCCGGGCGGGTCGATGAGGGCAAGCCGACGTTCGTGGACCACACGGTCACTCAGCCGCTGAAGCCCGGCCCGGCCGGCGCGTACACCGTGAAGTGGCGCGTGACGTCGGTCGACGGACACCCGATCAGCGGGTCGTTCAGGTTCACCACCTGGGCCGTCCCGGTTCCCCCGGCGTCAACTACGGCACCCTCGCCGTCCTCGGCAGCACCGACGGCCGCTCCGACGGCCGGGACGAGCTCCGCTACGGCGACCACGACGTCTTCCGCCGCGGCGCCCGCGCCGAAGGACGACGGTGAGTCCGGTCCGAACCTGTTGATCGTCCTGGTCGGTGTCCTGGTCGCCGGCGGCGTGGTCGGAGCACTGGTGGGCCTCGCTCGGCGCAGATCAGGTCAGAGCTACACCCACGACGAGGACGACTGA
- the galK gene encoding galactokinase yields the protein MKDVAALVDSTVSAFVTEFGSDPEGVWFAPGRVNLIGEHTDYNDGFVLPIALPLGTVVAVRRRQGGELRVHSAEAGETRSARLADVAPEQELGWLAYVAGVGWAAAQRGLEAPGLDISLAANLPQGAGLSSSASLSCGTATAWSDLAGWELSGDDIAALGRTAENEIAGAPTGVMDQLASVHGRVGHAMQIDTRSITVEQIPFDLAAQGLSLLVIDSRAPHALVDGEYAERPTSCREAALMLGVPALRDVPLDGLDETLGRMRSELLRRRARHVITDSARVIEVGEILQDGGDPRRIGKLLNDSHASMRDDFEITVPPVDVLQAAVVEAGAHGARMTGGGFGGCVIALVETGTEDDVIKGAQRAAADHGFAEPAGFVAQAADGARRLTG from the coding sequence ATGAAAGACGTTGCTGCGCTTGTGGACTCGACAGTCAGTGCGTTCGTCACGGAGTTCGGTAGCGACCCGGAGGGTGTCTGGTTCGCCCCTGGTCGGGTCAACCTGATCGGCGAGCACACCGACTACAACGACGGGTTCGTGCTCCCGATCGCGCTACCGCTGGGCACCGTCGTCGCCGTACGCCGCCGCCAGGGTGGCGAGCTGCGCGTCCACTCCGCGGAGGCCGGCGAGACGCGTTCGGCACGGCTCGCAGACGTGGCCCCTGAGCAGGAGCTCGGCTGGCTGGCCTATGTGGCCGGCGTCGGTTGGGCAGCGGCTCAACGCGGACTAGAGGCGCCCGGTCTCGACATCTCCCTGGCCGCCAATCTGCCTCAGGGCGCTGGCCTTTCGTCGTCCGCGTCGCTGTCGTGCGGCACCGCCACGGCGTGGTCGGACCTGGCCGGCTGGGAGCTTTCGGGCGACGACATCGCCGCGCTCGGGCGTACGGCAGAGAATGAGATCGCAGGCGCACCGACCGGAGTGATGGACCAGCTCGCGTCCGTGCACGGCCGCGTCGGGCACGCCATGCAGATCGACACGCGCTCGATCACGGTCGAGCAGATCCCCTTCGACCTTGCGGCACAAGGCCTTTCGCTCCTCGTCATCGACAGCCGTGCACCACACGCGCTGGTCGACGGCGAGTACGCCGAGCGTCCTACGTCATGTCGCGAGGCCGCTCTGATGCTCGGCGTGCCCGCGCTGCGCGACGTGCCTCTCGATGGGCTGGACGAGACACTCGGGCGGATGCGTTCGGAGCTGCTGCGCCGACGAGCCCGGCACGTCATCACCGACAGCGCCCGCGTGATCGAGGTCGGCGAGATCCTCCAAGACGGCGGCGATCCGCGCCGAATCGGCAAGCTGCTCAACGACTCTCACGCCTCGATGCGCGACGACTTCGAGATCACCGTGCCACCGGTGGACGTGCTGCAGGCGGCCGTCGTCGAAGCCGGGGCTCACGGTGCACGGATGACCGGCGGTGGCTTCGGCGGATGCGTGATCGCACTGGTCGAGACCGGAACCGAGGACGACGTCATCAAAGGCGCACAACGCGCAGCAGCCGACCACGGATTCGCCGAACCAGCCGGCTTCGTCGCCCAAGCCGCTGACGGCGCCCGCCGCCTCACTGGTTGA
- a CDS encoding SPFH domain-containing protein, which yields MSLFHIIVPTRHARLVYKNGALLTVLESGRHRKVRQATYVDVDLREQVLTTAMQEVPTSDGLLVRATLALRWAVTDPVRFHEVSAKPLETVYLAAQIALRDLMGDNALEVVIQRGGRTPTGDLTAAVASVGERVGIDVLELVLKDVLMPSEIRAAATDLAAAKQRGQARLEEARAETAALRSMANGAQLLDRHPALAQLRLVQSLPPGARVSLQIGDADAPSDD from the coding sequence ATGTCCCTGTTCCACATCATCGTCCCGACGCGTCACGCCCGACTGGTCTACAAGAACGGGGCGCTGCTGACCGTGCTCGAGAGCGGTCGGCACCGCAAGGTCCGGCAGGCGACGTACGTCGACGTCGACCTGCGCGAGCAGGTCCTGACCACGGCCATGCAGGAGGTCCCGACCTCCGACGGGCTGCTGGTCCGGGCGACCCTCGCGCTGCGATGGGCGGTCACCGACCCGGTGCGCTTCCACGAGGTCAGCGCCAAGCCGCTCGAGACCGTCTACCTCGCCGCCCAGATCGCCCTTCGCGACCTGATGGGTGACAACGCGCTTGAGGTTGTTATTCAGCGAGGTGGCCGTACGCCGACCGGTGACCTGACCGCGGCCGTCGCCTCGGTTGGTGAGCGAGTCGGCATCGACGTGCTGGAGCTCGTCCTCAAGGACGTGCTCATGCCGTCCGAGATCCGAGCTGCAGCAACGGATCTCGCGGCTGCCAAGCAGCGTGGGCAGGCACGGCTTGAGGAGGCGCGAGCCGAGACGGCGGCGCTGCGGTCCATGGCCAACGGCGCTCAGCTGCTCGACCGGCACCCGGCCCTGGCTCAGCTGCGGCTCGTCCAGTCGCTGCCGCCGGGCGCTCGGGTCTCGCTGCAGATCGGCGACGCCGACGCGCCGAGCGACGACTAG